A region from the Falco cherrug isolate bFalChe1 chromosome 17, bFalChe1.pri, whole genome shotgun sequence genome encodes:
- the SPA17 gene encoding sperm surface protein Sp17 gives MSIPTSSSTLRLPAGFQNLLEELALEVLRVQPTDVVAFAAQHFQRLLEQREESSADLAVWGAQLEDKLLSQPPFQEPEEDEEKEDKDKEEEKAGEQAGGGASTATVREAAPKQGYLSPNQHQG, from the exons ATGTCCAtccccacctccagcagcaccctgcgGCTGCCTGCCGGCTTCCAAAacctgctggaggagctggcacTGGAGGTGCTGCGGGTGCAGCCCACCGACGTGGTGGCCTTTGCCGCTCAGCACTTCCAaaggctgctggagcagagagagg agAGCTCAGCTGACCTGGCGGTGTGGGGAGCCCAGCTGGAGGACAAGCTTCTCTCCCAGCCCCCTTTCCAG gAACCGGAGGAGGACGAGGAGAAGGAGGACAAGgacaaggaggaggagaaggcaggggagcaggcaggcgGAGGTGCATCCACGGCCACGGTAAGGGAGGCAGCACCGAAACAGGGCTATCTGAGCCCAAACCAGCATCAGGGGTAG